In Acipenser ruthenus chromosome 6, fAciRut3.2 maternal haplotype, whole genome shotgun sequence, the following proteins share a genomic window:
- the LOC117410569 gene encoding E3 ubiquitin-protein ligase RNF19A-like isoform X4: MRKPNLEISGRGFPNYRQTMKRPKQHQHLSFFSFFSRKPKSDPRLDKAAAQEDRVPPKGRDEIAITLTPTEHGDRGVVREERGEGGIGLSSASSSHEQLLPYLECPLCLLSQPRCHFPQLSSCPHRSCSDCLHQYLRIEITESRVCIACPQCPEMLAPTDVRTILGEEALLERYEEYQLRRFLASDPDTRWCPAPDCSYAVIANGCAECPKLSCGREGCGTEFCYHCRQLWHPDQTCDQARRQRSHNASGNNDAATMFTFNEETGSEVEEIKACPRCGAYIMKTNDGSCNRMNCTVCACQFCWLCMKEITDVHYLSPSGCTFWGKKPWSRTRKVLWQVYSRCKKNNISGSKQYLTVASGVVMSVFVSPVIAAVTVGVGVPLMVTYVYGVVPMSLCRNGWCGAEKDQAEPGKIHLEDLANYLMFSYVVSDHWTGKPYPAVSEASVHEATTLPSTSRSHPDKESNKELDNQSASTVALAGSMFSETQDPSFWEGNNIEVQVEIEAHPRDGREQSLSSILSSQSLSVESLGCSREQLCGGELNRGATPETINIV; encoded by the exons ATGAGGAAGCCAAATCTTGAGATATCTGGAAGAGG CTTCCCGAACTACCGCCAGACAATGAAGAGGCCCAAGCAGCATCAGCATCTAAGCTTCTTCAGTTTCTTCAGCCGGAAGCCCAAATCCGACCCCAGACTGGACAAGGCGGCAGCCCAGGAGGACAGAGTGCCCCCCAAAGGCCGAGATGAGATTGCTATCACACTGACGCCCACCGAGCATGGAGACAGGGGTGTCGTCAGAGAAGAAAGGGGAGAAGGCGGGATTGGTCTTTCATCTGCTTCCTCCAGCCACGAGCAACTGCTGCCCTACCTGGAGTGCCCCCTGTGCCTTCTCAGCCAGCCACGGTGCCACTTCCCCCAGCTCTCGTCATGCCCCCACCGCTCATGCTCCGACTGTCTGCACCAGTATCTGCGCATCGAGATCACAGAAAGCCGGGTGTGCATTGCTTGTCCCCAGTGCCCGGAGATGCTTGCCCCAACCGATGTCCGCACTATCCTGGGTGAAGAGGCCTTGCTTGAGAGGTATGAGGAATACCAGCTGAGGAGGTTCCTGGCTTCCGACCCTGATACCCGATGGTGCCCAGCACCAGACTGCAG ctatGCAGTGATAGCCAATGGCTGTGCAGAGTGCCCAAAGCTGAGCTGTGGGCGGGAAGGCTGTGGGACCGAGTTCTGTTACCACTGCAGACAGCTGTGGCACCCAGACCAGACCTGCGACCAGGCCCGACGGCAGAGGTCCCACAATGCCTCTGGAAACAATGACGCTGCCACAATGTTCACTTTTAATGAGGAGACAGGCAGTG AGGTTGAGGAAATCAAAGCCTGCCCACGATGCGGGGcttacatcatgaagacgaatgATGGCAGCTGTAACCGAATGAACTGCACTGTTTGTGCCTGCCAGTTCTGCTGGCTGTGCATGAAGGAGATTACTGACGTGCACTACCTTAG TCCTTCTGGTTGCACGTTCTGGGGTAAGAAGCCCTGGTCTCGAACAAGGAAGGTTCTCTGGCAG GTCTACAGTCGATGTAAGAAAAACAATATCTCAGGAAGTAAGCAGTACCTGACTGTAGCCAGTGGGGTTGTCATGTCAGTGTTTGTCTCTCCTGTCATAGCAGCTGTGACTGTGG GCGTGGGAGTCCCGCTCATGGTAACTTACGTGTATGGCGTGGTTCCCATGTCCCTCTGTCGAAATGGTTGGTGTGGCGCTGAGAAGGATCAAGCAGAGCCAGGAAAAATACATTTGGAAGATTTAGCTAACT ATCTAATGTTCTCTTATGTAGTCAGTGACCACTGGACTGGTAAACCCTACCCAGCGGTCAGTGAAGCAAGTGTCCATGAAGCGACCACTCTCCCCAGTACCAGCAGAAGCCACCCAGACAAGGAAAGTAATAAAGAGCTGGACAACCAATCCGCGAGCACCGTGGCCCTGGCAGGAAGCATGTTCAGTGAGACACAGGACCCCTCCTTTTG GGAAGGGAATAACATCGAGGTGCAGGTGGAGATTGAAGCTCATCCAAGGGACGGTCGAGAGCAGAGCCTCAGCAGTATCCTGTCGAGCCAGAGCCTGTCAGTGGAGTCCCTGGGGTGTTCCAGAGAGCAGCTGTGTGGAGGCGAGCTGAACCGAGGGGCTACACCTGAAACAATAAACATTGTTTAA
- the LOC117410569 gene encoding E3 ubiquitin-protein ligase RNF19A-like isoform X2, with translation MRKPNLEISGRGFPNYRQTMKRPKQHQHLSFFSFFSRKPKSDPRLDKAAAQEDRVPPKGRDEIAITLTPTEHGDRGVVREERGEGGIGLSSASSSHEQLLPYLECPLCLLSQPRCHFPQLSSCPHRSCSDCLHQYLRIEITESRVCIACPQCPEMLAPTDVRTILGEEALLERYEEYQLRRFLASDPDTRWCPAPDCSYAVIANGCAECPKLSCGREGCGTEFCYHCRQLWHPDQTCDQARRQRSHNASGNNDAATMFTFNEETGSEVEEIKACPRCGAYIMKTNDGSCNRMNCTVCACQFCWLCMKEITDVHYLSPSGCTFWGKKPWSRTRKVLWQVGMLLGAPVIISLIAGLAIPVIIVGIPIYMGRKVYSRCKKNNISGSKQYLTVASGVVMSVFVSPVIAAVTVGVGVPLMVTYVYGVVPMSLCRNGWCGAEKDQAEPGKIHLEDLANFSDHWTGKPYPAVSEASVHEATTLPSTSRSHPDKESNKELDNQSASTVALAGSMFSETQDPSFWEGNNIEVQVEIEAHPRDGREQSLSSILSSQSLSVESLGCSREQLCGGELNRGATPETINIV, from the exons ATGAGGAAGCCAAATCTTGAGATATCTGGAAGAGG CTTCCCGAACTACCGCCAGACAATGAAGAGGCCCAAGCAGCATCAGCATCTAAGCTTCTTCAGTTTCTTCAGCCGGAAGCCCAAATCCGACCCCAGACTGGACAAGGCGGCAGCCCAGGAGGACAGAGTGCCCCCCAAAGGCCGAGATGAGATTGCTATCACACTGACGCCCACCGAGCATGGAGACAGGGGTGTCGTCAGAGAAGAAAGGGGAGAAGGCGGGATTGGTCTTTCATCTGCTTCCTCCAGCCACGAGCAACTGCTGCCCTACCTGGAGTGCCCCCTGTGCCTTCTCAGCCAGCCACGGTGCCACTTCCCCCAGCTCTCGTCATGCCCCCACCGCTCATGCTCCGACTGTCTGCACCAGTATCTGCGCATCGAGATCACAGAAAGCCGGGTGTGCATTGCTTGTCCCCAGTGCCCGGAGATGCTTGCCCCAACCGATGTCCGCACTATCCTGGGTGAAGAGGCCTTGCTTGAGAGGTATGAGGAATACCAGCTGAGGAGGTTCCTGGCTTCCGACCCTGATACCCGATGGTGCCCAGCACCAGACTGCAG ctatGCAGTGATAGCCAATGGCTGTGCAGAGTGCCCAAAGCTGAGCTGTGGGCGGGAAGGCTGTGGGACCGAGTTCTGTTACCACTGCAGACAGCTGTGGCACCCAGACCAGACCTGCGACCAGGCCCGACGGCAGAGGTCCCACAATGCCTCTGGAAACAATGACGCTGCCACAATGTTCACTTTTAATGAGGAGACAGGCAGTG AGGTTGAGGAAATCAAAGCCTGCCCACGATGCGGGGcttacatcatgaagacgaatgATGGCAGCTGTAACCGAATGAACTGCACTGTTTGTGCCTGCCAGTTCTGCTGGCTGTGCATGAAGGAGATTACTGACGTGCACTACCTTAG TCCTTCTGGTTGCACGTTCTGGGGTAAGAAGCCCTGGTCTCGAACAAGGAAGGTTCTCTGGCAGGTGGGCATGCTGCTAGGAGCGCCAGTGATCATTTCTCTCATTGCAGGCCTCGCCATTCCAGTAATAATAGTTGGGATACCGATCTATATGGGGAGAAAG GTCTACAGTCGATGTAAGAAAAACAATATCTCAGGAAGTAAGCAGTACCTGACTGTAGCCAGTGGGGTTGTCATGTCAGTGTTTGTCTCTCCTGTCATAGCAGCTGTGACTGTGG GCGTGGGAGTCCCGCTCATGGTAACTTACGTGTATGGCGTGGTTCCCATGTCCCTCTGTCGAAATGGTTGGTGTGGCGCTGAGAAGGATCAAGCAGAGCCAGGAAAAATACATTTGGAAGATTTAGCTAACT TCAGTGACCACTGGACTGGTAAACCCTACCCAGCGGTCAGTGAAGCAAGTGTCCATGAAGCGACCACTCTCCCCAGTACCAGCAGAAGCCACCCAGACAAGGAAAGTAATAAAGAGCTGGACAACCAATCCGCGAGCACCGTGGCCCTGGCAGGAAGCATGTTCAGTGAGACACAGGACCCCTCCTTTTG GGAAGGGAATAACATCGAGGTGCAGGTGGAGATTGAAGCTCATCCAAGGGACGGTCGAGAGCAGAGCCTCAGCAGTATCCTGTCGAGCCAGAGCCTGTCAGTGGAGTCCCTGGGGTGTTCCAGAGAGCAGCTGTGTGGAGGCGAGCTGAACCGAGGGGCTACACCTGAAACAATAAACATTGTTTAA
- the LOC117410569 gene encoding E3 ubiquitin-protein ligase RNF19A-like isoform X3, producing the protein MKRPKQHQHLSFFSFFSRKPKSDPRLDKAAAQEDRVPPKGRDEIAITLTPTEHGDRGVVREERGEGGIGLSSASSSHEQLLPYLECPLCLLSQPRCHFPQLSSCPHRSCSDCLHQYLRIEITESRVCIACPQCPEMLAPTDVRTILGEEALLERYEEYQLRRFLASDPDTRWCPAPDCSYAVIANGCAECPKLSCGREGCGTEFCYHCRQLWHPDQTCDQARRQRSHNASGNNDAATMFTFNEETGSEVEEIKACPRCGAYIMKTNDGSCNRMNCTVCACQFCWLCMKEITDVHYLSPSGCTFWGKKPWSRTRKVLWQVGMLLGAPVIISLIAGLAIPVIIVGIPIYMGRKVYSRCKKNNISGSKQYLTVASGVVMSVFVSPVIAAVTVGVGVPLMVTYVYGVVPMSLCRNGWCGAEKDQAEPGKIHLEDLANYLMFSYVVSDHWTGKPYPAVSEASVHEATTLPSTSRSHPDKESNKELDNQSASTVALAGSMFSETQDPSFWEGNNIEVQVEIEAHPRDGREQSLSSILSSQSLSVESLGCSREQLCGGELNRGATPETINIV; encoded by the exons ATGAAGAGGCCCAAGCAGCATCAGCATCTAAGCTTCTTCAGTTTCTTCAGCCGGAAGCCCAAATCCGACCCCAGACTGGACAAGGCGGCAGCCCAGGAGGACAGAGTGCCCCCCAAAGGCCGAGATGAGATTGCTATCACACTGACGCCCACCGAGCATGGAGACAGGGGTGTCGTCAGAGAAGAAAGGGGAGAAGGCGGGATTGGTCTTTCATCTGCTTCCTCCAGCCACGAGCAACTGCTGCCCTACCTGGAGTGCCCCCTGTGCCTTCTCAGCCAGCCACGGTGCCACTTCCCCCAGCTCTCGTCATGCCCCCACCGCTCATGCTCCGACTGTCTGCACCAGTATCTGCGCATCGAGATCACAGAAAGCCGGGTGTGCATTGCTTGTCCCCAGTGCCCGGAGATGCTTGCCCCAACCGATGTCCGCACTATCCTGGGTGAAGAGGCCTTGCTTGAGAGGTATGAGGAATACCAGCTGAGGAGGTTCCTGGCTTCCGACCCTGATACCCGATGGTGCCCAGCACCAGACTGCAG ctatGCAGTGATAGCCAATGGCTGTGCAGAGTGCCCAAAGCTGAGCTGTGGGCGGGAAGGCTGTGGGACCGAGTTCTGTTACCACTGCAGACAGCTGTGGCACCCAGACCAGACCTGCGACCAGGCCCGACGGCAGAGGTCCCACAATGCCTCTGGAAACAATGACGCTGCCACAATGTTCACTTTTAATGAGGAGACAGGCAGTG AGGTTGAGGAAATCAAAGCCTGCCCACGATGCGGGGcttacatcatgaagacgaatgATGGCAGCTGTAACCGAATGAACTGCACTGTTTGTGCCTGCCAGTTCTGCTGGCTGTGCATGAAGGAGATTACTGACGTGCACTACCTTAG TCCTTCTGGTTGCACGTTCTGGGGTAAGAAGCCCTGGTCTCGAACAAGGAAGGTTCTCTGGCAGGTGGGCATGCTGCTAGGAGCGCCAGTGATCATTTCTCTCATTGCAGGCCTCGCCATTCCAGTAATAATAGTTGGGATACCGATCTATATGGGGAGAAAG GTCTACAGTCGATGTAAGAAAAACAATATCTCAGGAAGTAAGCAGTACCTGACTGTAGCCAGTGGGGTTGTCATGTCAGTGTTTGTCTCTCCTGTCATAGCAGCTGTGACTGTGG GCGTGGGAGTCCCGCTCATGGTAACTTACGTGTATGGCGTGGTTCCCATGTCCCTCTGTCGAAATGGTTGGTGTGGCGCTGAGAAGGATCAAGCAGAGCCAGGAAAAATACATTTGGAAGATTTAGCTAACT ATCTAATGTTCTCTTATGTAGTCAGTGACCACTGGACTGGTAAACCCTACCCAGCGGTCAGTGAAGCAAGTGTCCATGAAGCGACCACTCTCCCCAGTACCAGCAGAAGCCACCCAGACAAGGAAAGTAATAAAGAGCTGGACAACCAATCCGCGAGCACCGTGGCCCTGGCAGGAAGCATGTTCAGTGAGACACAGGACCCCTCCTTTTG GGAAGGGAATAACATCGAGGTGCAGGTGGAGATTGAAGCTCATCCAAGGGACGGTCGAGAGCAGAGCCTCAGCAGTATCCTGTCGAGCCAGAGCCTGTCAGTGGAGTCCCTGGGGTGTTCCAGAGAGCAGCTGTGTGGAGGCGAGCTGAACCGAGGGGCTACACCTGAAACAATAAACATTGTTTAA
- the LOC117410569 gene encoding E3 ubiquitin-protein ligase RNF19A-like isoform X1 produces MRKPNLEISGRGFPNYRQTMKRPKQHQHLSFFSFFSRKPKSDPRLDKAAAQEDRVPPKGRDEIAITLTPTEHGDRGVVREERGEGGIGLSSASSSHEQLLPYLECPLCLLSQPRCHFPQLSSCPHRSCSDCLHQYLRIEITESRVCIACPQCPEMLAPTDVRTILGEEALLERYEEYQLRRFLASDPDTRWCPAPDCSYAVIANGCAECPKLSCGREGCGTEFCYHCRQLWHPDQTCDQARRQRSHNASGNNDAATMFTFNEETGSEVEEIKACPRCGAYIMKTNDGSCNRMNCTVCACQFCWLCMKEITDVHYLSPSGCTFWGKKPWSRTRKVLWQVGMLLGAPVIISLIAGLAIPVIIVGIPIYMGRKVYSRCKKNNISGSKQYLTVASGVVMSVFVSPVIAAVTVGVGVPLMVTYVYGVVPMSLCRNGWCGAEKDQAEPGKIHLEDLANYLMFSYVVSDHWTGKPYPAVSEASVHEATTLPSTSRSHPDKESNKELDNQSASTVALAGSMFSETQDPSFWEGNNIEVQVEIEAHPRDGREQSLSSILSSQSLSVESLGCSREQLCGGELNRGATPETINIV; encoded by the exons ATGAGGAAGCCAAATCTTGAGATATCTGGAAGAGG CTTCCCGAACTACCGCCAGACAATGAAGAGGCCCAAGCAGCATCAGCATCTAAGCTTCTTCAGTTTCTTCAGCCGGAAGCCCAAATCCGACCCCAGACTGGACAAGGCGGCAGCCCAGGAGGACAGAGTGCCCCCCAAAGGCCGAGATGAGATTGCTATCACACTGACGCCCACCGAGCATGGAGACAGGGGTGTCGTCAGAGAAGAAAGGGGAGAAGGCGGGATTGGTCTTTCATCTGCTTCCTCCAGCCACGAGCAACTGCTGCCCTACCTGGAGTGCCCCCTGTGCCTTCTCAGCCAGCCACGGTGCCACTTCCCCCAGCTCTCGTCATGCCCCCACCGCTCATGCTCCGACTGTCTGCACCAGTATCTGCGCATCGAGATCACAGAAAGCCGGGTGTGCATTGCTTGTCCCCAGTGCCCGGAGATGCTTGCCCCAACCGATGTCCGCACTATCCTGGGTGAAGAGGCCTTGCTTGAGAGGTATGAGGAATACCAGCTGAGGAGGTTCCTGGCTTCCGACCCTGATACCCGATGGTGCCCAGCACCAGACTGCAG ctatGCAGTGATAGCCAATGGCTGTGCAGAGTGCCCAAAGCTGAGCTGTGGGCGGGAAGGCTGTGGGACCGAGTTCTGTTACCACTGCAGACAGCTGTGGCACCCAGACCAGACCTGCGACCAGGCCCGACGGCAGAGGTCCCACAATGCCTCTGGAAACAATGACGCTGCCACAATGTTCACTTTTAATGAGGAGACAGGCAGTG AGGTTGAGGAAATCAAAGCCTGCCCACGATGCGGGGcttacatcatgaagacgaatgATGGCAGCTGTAACCGAATGAACTGCACTGTTTGTGCCTGCCAGTTCTGCTGGCTGTGCATGAAGGAGATTACTGACGTGCACTACCTTAG TCCTTCTGGTTGCACGTTCTGGGGTAAGAAGCCCTGGTCTCGAACAAGGAAGGTTCTCTGGCAGGTGGGCATGCTGCTAGGAGCGCCAGTGATCATTTCTCTCATTGCAGGCCTCGCCATTCCAGTAATAATAGTTGGGATACCGATCTATATGGGGAGAAAG GTCTACAGTCGATGTAAGAAAAACAATATCTCAGGAAGTAAGCAGTACCTGACTGTAGCCAGTGGGGTTGTCATGTCAGTGTTTGTCTCTCCTGTCATAGCAGCTGTGACTGTGG GCGTGGGAGTCCCGCTCATGGTAACTTACGTGTATGGCGTGGTTCCCATGTCCCTCTGTCGAAATGGTTGGTGTGGCGCTGAGAAGGATCAAGCAGAGCCAGGAAAAATACATTTGGAAGATTTAGCTAACT ATCTAATGTTCTCTTATGTAGTCAGTGACCACTGGACTGGTAAACCCTACCCAGCGGTCAGTGAAGCAAGTGTCCATGAAGCGACCACTCTCCCCAGTACCAGCAGAAGCCACCCAGACAAGGAAAGTAATAAAGAGCTGGACAACCAATCCGCGAGCACCGTGGCCCTGGCAGGAAGCATGTTCAGTGAGACACAGGACCCCTCCTTTTG GGAAGGGAATAACATCGAGGTGCAGGTGGAGATTGAAGCTCATCCAAGGGACGGTCGAGAGCAGAGCCTCAGCAGTATCCTGTCGAGCCAGAGCCTGTCAGTGGAGTCCCTGGGGTGTTCCAGAGAGCAGCTGTGTGGAGGCGAGCTGAACCGAGGGGCTACACCTGAAACAATAAACATTGTTTAA